ACTCTGTATTTCTGTGGCAAGAAAAAGAAATTGTCGTTGTTGTATGAAATGGATTCGGAAAATTAGATAAAGAAATATTTTCAGCATAGATTTCATTATCCTCGATCCGGACATTTTCATAAACAAATTCTGTCCTGTGTTCATTTTCCCAATCATCAGTCCAGATCTGGAGG
The sequence above is drawn from the Candidatus Cloacimonadota bacterium genome and encodes:
- a CDS encoding T9SS type A sorting domain-containing protein — protein: LQIWTDDWENEHRTEFVYENVRIEDNEIYAENISLSNFPNPFHTTTTISFSCHRNTEFTEILFYNIKGQKIDEIEISDQQTEINWNAERFPSGTYFYRMKTRNKFSQTKKMVLMR